A region of the Streptomyces durocortorensis genome:
TTGAGGAGGAGTTCGCGGGCTGCTTTGGTGCCGGGTGGTAGGTCGTACGGCAACGTTGGATGCGGTGCGGACGCGTTTGAGGTGGCCGTTCGTCTTGTCGACGAGTTCGTTGGCCTGGCGGATGCGGGCGGCGAGGTGGCGGCGGGTGTCGCCGGTGAGGGTCTGGTCGAAGAGACGACGTTCGGCGGTGGTGATGTCTTGGCGGCTGCTGTCGCGTTCGGCGGTGAGTGTGTCGAGCAGGCCGGTGGCGCCGACGCGCAGGCCGTCCATGGAGGCGGTGAAGATGTGGGCGTCGTCGTCTGCTTGCAGGTCGAGGTCGGCTCAACGGCCTAGGGCCTGTCTGACAATTCCAGTCTGATCAGCGAGATTCGGCTGAGCTGGCAATCTGGAGGTGCGCCGAGCGGCCGGGGACTGGGCAGTGGCTACGAACGGCGGGCCAGCAGATGGGCGTCGAGGAAGCCCCGATCAGAGGCTGGATCGTGGAGCAGCCGGGCGAAGGGGTTGAGCCCAGCATCGCCCAGCAGTTCGGCGAGGCGATCCACCGGCCAGCTGTAGGCGGGCGCCACCTTGTGGTCGAACCGGACCGGTTCTTGTCCGTCGGTCCCGAAGAAGGAGACCAGGAGCAGACCGTCCGGCGCCAGGACGCGCACCAGTTCGGTGAGCAGCTCCGGTAGTTCTCCAGGAGGGGTGTGGATCATTGAGTAGTGGGCCAGCACGCCGCCGAGCGCGGCGTCCTCGATCGGCAGGGATTCCATCCGCGCCTCTTGGAAGCGCAGCGCCGGATGGGCCTGCCGGGCGTGGTCGACCATGCCGGGGGCAAGGTCGAGTCCGAAGGCGTCCAGGCCGAGTTCGTGCAGCATGGCTGTCAGATGTCCGGGCCCGCACCCGACGTCCGCTGCCCGCGGGTTGCCCGTCGCGCGCACCAGTTCGGCGAAGGTGCCGATCATGGCCCGGGAGAAAGGTTGTGTCTCCAGCCGGTTTGCGAACAGCGATGCGTACAGCTCAACGACACCGTCGTAGGCCGTCCTGGTCTCGTCCTGATGATTCACCACGGGCAGGACTCTATAGCCGGTCTGATAATTGATCTTGTGGCAGGTCGAGGTGAGCTGACGGACGCGGCATGGAGGCGGATAGAGCCCCTTTTGCCTCATGTGGGCGGACGGGGCCGTCCGTGGCGTGATCACCGGCAGGTGGTCAACGGGGTGCTGTGGCGGCTGCGGACCGGGGCTCCGTGGCGGGATCTTCCCGACCGGTTCGGGCCGTGGCAGACCGTCTACGAGCGGTTCGCCCGCTGGGAGGCGGACGGCACCTGGGCACGGTTGCTGGAGCATGTTCAGGTCCGCGATGACGCGGTGGGCCGGGTGGAATGGACGGTCTCCGTCGACTCCACCATCAACCGAGCCCACCAGCACGCAGTGGGCGCCCGCAAAAAGGGGATGCGAACGGGGACGAACTGGAAGATCCGGGCGGCTCGCAAGCGTGCCAGGCCCTCGGCCGCTCCCGAGGCGGACTGACCACCAAAGTCCATCTCGCCGTCGATGGCCGGGGCCTGCCCCTGTCGATTGTGTTCACGCCCGGCAACGTCAACGACGCTACGGCGTTCGGCCAGGTCCTCGACGGCATCCGCGCCCCGCGCCTCGGCACGGGCCGCCCGCGCACGACACCGGATCGTGTGCTGGGTGACAAGGCGTATTCCAGCAGGTCCATCCGTCATCTGCTGAGGCGCCGGGGCATCGCTGCCACGATCCCCGAGCGCCGCGACCAGGCGGCGAACCGCCGCCGACGCGGAGCCCTCGGCGGCCGGCCGCCGGCCTTCGACAAGGTCACCTATCGCGACCGCAACGTCGTCGAACGATGCTTCGCCCGCCTCAAGCAGTTCCGCGCGATCGCGACCCGGTTCGACAAGCTCGGCGACCGCTACCGTGCCGGAGTTGTCCTGGCTTCCTTGATCCTCTGGCTCCGCGAGTCCACGGGTGATCATTTGTCAGACAGGCCCTAGATGTTGGCGGGCTTCGTGGATGGCTTCGGAGAGCCGGTTGAGGGCGTCGCTGAGGTTGCGGGGTTCGTGGGGCAGGTTGGGCCAGCGTGCGGCGGTGGTGCGGGCTGCTTCCAGGGTGGCGCGGGCGCCGTCGTGGGCGGTGAGTTGGAGGGTCAGGTCGGCGTCGTCGGTGAGGCCTGTCAAGCAGAGGTGTCGGAGGCGGTGGGCTGCCCTGTCCCGTATGCGGGCGGCTTCGTCCCGGTCTTTGGTGTCCTGGGCCACTGTGGCTTCCAGGGTGGCCATGCGGCGCTCGAGGCTGCGGAGCTGGGTGTCGGTGGTGGTGACGTGGTTTCGGCAAGTGTTGCGCTCGGTGCGCAGGACGCTGATGCGGGTGGCTACGTGGCGGAAGTCTTCGCCGGTGGTGCTTTCGACGGCTTGCAGGGTTGCGGCGAGGAAAGGGCTTCGGCTTCAGCCTGGGTGGCCTGTTCTTCTTGTTCGTGGGCGGCTTCGCGGGAGCGTTCGGCTTGGGCGTGGGCGTGGGCGGTGGTGGACCGGCCCTGGGCGCTGGTGAAGGTCATGAGGGCATCTGCCCAGAGGCTGGCTGTTTCCTGGAAGGTGTTGAGGGCGGTGGTCAGGTCGGTCAGCAGTTGTCGGTCGGTGGGCAGGCTGTGCTGGGCGGACAGCGTGCTCAGGGTGCGCATGGCCCGGGTGACGTCGGCTTCGCGGTCCTCGAGGTGGGAGGCGGCGGCCTGAACGGCGTCGTTGCGGGAGCCGAGTCCTTCTTCTGCTCGGTCCCATGCCCGGAGTGTGGTCTCCAGGTCGGTGCGTGGTGGGGGGGCGAGGTCGGCGTCGAGGCGGGTGCGGCGGTCCGCCAGGGCGCGGATGTCGGTGTCGAGGGCGGCGATGACGGTGTGGACGTGGGTGAGCTGCTCGGTGAGGTGGGCGATGTGGCGTTGGCGGGCTCGGTGGCGGGCGAGGGCTCCGATGTAGGCCGGTTCGGGTTTGTTCCAGGTGCCGGTGGCGGCGGCCAGGCGCCAGCTGCCGTCGGCGCCGATGGCAGCTGGGTGGTCGGTGGGCAGGCGGGTGCCGTAGGCGATGCCGGCGAGAAGCTGGGTCACCCGTTGTTCGGGAACCGGGATGTCGGGTTCGGGGCGCAGGACGTGCAGCAGGGAGGAGCCGTGGGCTGGGTGGGTGAAGGTGGCTTCGGCGAGGGTGTCGTGGCCGGGGAGGTTGAGTTCGCCGTGGGGTGTGATCCAGGCGTCGAGGAGGCCTGCGGCCTGCAGGGCCGCTTCGACGCCTGCCTGGACGGTGGTGGGGGTGTCCTCGGTGAAGGTGATCAGCTGCCACAGGGGGGCGCCGGGCAGGGTGGTGCGGTCGGTCGTGCGGGTGGCTGGGGTCGGTGGTGGCAGGTCGGCTTGCTGGCGCAGCTGTTCGATGCGGTCGGTGCGGTCGGTGCGGTCGGTGCGGTCGGTGCGGTCGGTGCGGTCGGCCAGAGCGTTGTCGCGCTGGGCGCGGGCCTGGGTGTCGTGGGTAGTGATGTCCTGATCGGCGGTGCGCAGCGCGGGTTCGACCAGGGCGAGGATGTCGCTTTCCGAGGCGGCGCGGGAGGCGAGGTTGTCGAGGTCCGTGATGCGCAGCTCGCGGCAGTTGGTGGCCCATTCGAGCAGGAGGGATGTGTGGTGCTGCAGTGCGTCGGTGTAGGCGTTGGCTACTTGGTCGCGTCGGCTGATTGCCTCGCTCAGTCGGCTGCGGGCGCCGTCCAGGTCGCTCTCGGCGCGGGTGCGGTCGCGTACGGCGTGTTGGTGGGTGTTGATTGCTGAGTCGACCTGGTTGATCTGGTCGCGGCGTGCGGTCGTGGCGCCCCGCAGCAGGGAGCGGATCCGGTCGGGGGCGGTGGCCGGGTCGACGGGGGTGGTGAAGGCGGTCTGGGCTTCGAGGCAGGCGGATTCCATGCCGGTTCGGCGTGCTGCTTGCTGGGGGTCGTCGAGGACGGCGCGCACGTGGTCGGCATGTTGGTCGGCCTGGTCGGCAGCGCTGGCTGCCTGCTGGGTATCAGTGGCGGCGGTGTTCTGCTTCGTGGTGGCGTTCTGACGCGAGGTGCGGGCGGTTGCCTGGGCTTCTTCGGTACGGCGGCGCAGCCGGTCGAGCTCTTTGCCTTCTTGTAGTCGTCGCTGTCGATCAGGCCTTCGACGGCGCCTTCGAGTTCCTGTTCGCGTTGGCGGAGCTCGTTGAGGCGTTCGGTGCCTTCGGTGTGTCCGGTGGTGGCCTGGTGGAGGTTGTCGGCGCTCTCGCGGGCAGTGCGGGTGTAGTTGTCCATGTCGGTGGTGGCCGAGATGAGCGTGGCTGCGGCGGCGCGCAGGACGCGTTGGGTGTAGCCGCGCTGCTGGGTGGCGATCTGGGTGGCGGCGGTGACCTCTTCGTCGAGTTGTTTGAGCTGCTCGCGCTGCCGGTCCAGGCGTTCAAAGCCCTCGGCGAGTTCGGTGATCTCGCCGTGGCCGAGCGGGGGCAGGGCGCGGGAGAGAAGGGCGGAGAGCAGAGAGGGGTCGAGGCGTTCGGAGAGTTTGGGCTGGCGTAGTTGCAGCAGGGCTGTGATCAGTGCCTCGTAGCGCTGTTCGGTCATGCCGTCGAAGAGGGTTTGGCGGACCGTGGTGCGGTAGTCAGCCGCGGAGGCGTGCATTTCGCCTTGGCCGTGGAGGGCGTCGGTGAGTGCTTGGCGGGTGGGGGGGGGGCTGGCCCGATTCGTTGACCAGGGACAGTCCGGTATGCGCGTCGATGCGCTGGCTGGTGGTGAAGTAGTCGGGACGGACGGTGCTGGTGTGGACGCTGGCCTGCAGTCGTGCTCCGCAGGTGAACCACTTCAGTTCCCCTGTGTCCGGGTGGGGTTTGGCGAACTCCATCCACACGTAGCCGACGCGGGTCTTGCCCTGGGTGCCCTCCCCCATCAGGTTCCAGTGCATGGTGCGCTCGGAGCCGCCGAAGGTGGACAGCCGGTTGGGTCGCAGGTTGGCGTCGAAGAGGAACGGCAGCAGCAGCTCGAGGGCCTTGGACTTGCCCGTGCCGTTCTGGCCGCGTAGCAGGAGTCGTCCGTTGTGGAAGGTGAAGGTCTCGTCGTAGTAGCGCCAGATGTTGAGGATGCCTGCACGCTGAGGCCGCCAGCGGCCTGGTGGGGAGTGAGGCTGTGGCTGTGTCTGGTGGCTGTTGGTGAGCGGAAGCTGGGTGACGGCTACCACAGGGCTTCTTCCTCGAAGGTGTTGTCACTGGCAGAGCGGGTGGCAGGGGCGTTCGTGGCCGCGGGTGGGGTGGTGGTGACGCGGTAGCGCCAGGCGGCGGGGCTGGCCAGGGTTCGGCCGGCGGACCGGTGAATGAGGTGGAAGTCGGCCAGGACCGTGCAGGCATCGTCCGCCAGCCGCCCGGCTCCTTCGGTGGACTGATAGGCCTTGGCCCATTGGGGAAAGCGGCGCAGCAGGTCAGAGGCGGCGGACGATAGCTGTTCGGGGGTGGTGCCGCCCGCTGGGCCGGTGACCTCCTCGAGGAGGAGGAGAGCGGCGATGCGGGCGGTGGAGGAGTCATCGGGGAACGTGGTGTTGGTGGCGAGAGCGTCGGGGTCGATCAGGAGGAGCCCTTCGGCACGCTCTTCCAAAGCGAAGCCGGCCTGTTCCGCGGCCCGGCGCAGGATCTGACGGCCGGTGGGCGAGGCAAGGTAGGCCTCCTCGTCGTCGCTGAGGTCATCTCGGTAGAGGACGGGGTCGTCAAAGAGGCGGCGCAGGATGGAGTGGCGCAGCCACAGGTTGCGCTGGGTGTCGGAAACTGGGGCCTGTTCGGCGCCTGTGGTGGTGTGGGTGGGTGCTTCGCCGTATCGGCGCTCGCGTACCAGGCTGTGCAGCAGGTCATCGAAGCGGTCGGTGATCTGGTCCGGCGCCGGAGCGAGGCTGGAGGGGCCGATGGGCGCTGCGGGAAGGCGCATCAGCAGGGTTGCATCGACGCGGTAGAGGACCTTGGCCTGCTCCGAGTCGACGAAGGTTTCCGTGGTGCCGTCGAGGACTTGGAGGGCGCCGTAGGACTCGAGGAGGCGCAGTACGTCGACGAACGCCATGCGTTCGGTACGGCTGGTGGTGTCGAAGGGCGGCAGTGCGGGGTCGGCGGCTATTGCCTGGACGACTCGGCCGGCGAGGAGACCGATGGTCGTCACGGGGATGGCGAGAAGTTCGGCTGCGGTCACGCACAGGAGGATGTAGCGGCGGCGGT
Encoded here:
- a CDS encoding TIGR02678 family protein; the encoded protein is MSTLANQLVAAEREDIARAIRLLLAKPLITERSDAAIFDIIRRRQEPLTKWFDYTCGWSLVVESRRGYARLLKIRHTLDSSRPARRLRSGRAPFDRRRYILLCVTAAELLAIPVTTIGLLAGRVVQAIAADPALPPFDTTSRTERMAFVDVLRLLESYGALQVLDGTTETFVDSEQAKVLYRVDATLLMRLPAAPIGPSSLAPAPDQITDRFDDLLHSLVRERRYGEAPTHTTTGAEQAPVSDTQRNLWLRHSILRRLFDDPVLYRDDLSDDEEAYLASPTGRQILRRAAEQAGFALEERAEGLLLIDPDALATNTTFPDDSSTARIAALLLLEEVTGPAGGTTPEQLSSAASDLLRRFPQWAKAYQSTEGAGRLADDACTVLADFHLIHRSAGRTLASPAAWRYRVTTTPPAATNAPATRSASDNTFEEEALW
- a CDS encoding class I SAM-dependent methyltransferase codes for the protein MVNHQDETRTAYDGVVELYASLFANRLETQPFSRAMIGTFAELVRATGNPRAADVGCGPGHLTAMLHELGLDAFGLDLAPGMVDHARQAHPALRFQEARMESLPIEDAALGGVLAHYSMIHTPPGELPELLTELVRVLAPDGLLLVSFFGTDGQEPVRFDHKVAPAYSWPVDRLAELLGDAGLNPFARLLHDPASDRGFLDAHLLARRS
- a CDS encoding IS5 family transposase (programmed frameshift); the protein is MIHHGQDSIAGLIIDLVAGRGELTDAAWRRIEPLLPHVGGRGRPWRDHRQVVNGVLWRLRTGAPWRDLPDRFGPWQTVYERFARWEADGTWARLLEHVQVRDDAVGRVEWTVSVDSTINRAHQHAVGARKKGMRNGDELEDPGGSQACQALGRSRGGLTTKVHLAVDGRGLPLSIVFTPGNVNDATAFGQVLDGIRAPRLGTGRPRTTPDRVLGDKAYSSRSIRHLLRRRGIAATIPERRDQAANRRRRGALGGRPPAFDKVTYRDRNVVERCFARLKQFRAIATRFDKLGDRYRAGVVLASLILWLRESTGDHLSDRP